In Fragaria vesca subsp. vesca linkage group LG5, FraVesHawaii_1.0, whole genome shotgun sequence, the genomic stretch TCATGATATCCATCTACCTCCTCCAACAAATAGACCAAACACTTCTGATTATCCTCAGCCATACCACCAGCAACCCCCCTACCCACATGATCCCCAACAGCTTTCGCCGCATGACTATCCTCCTCCTCATGATACTACTAATTACACCTATCCTAATTTAAGTAATTTCCAATCCTATCCAAGTTTTACAGAAAGCAACATTCCAGCAGTCTCGTCCCAGTATCCCTCGTATTATCAGGGCACTGATCCTTCCTACTCTTCCCCGTCAGCTCCTTCAACAACTAACTACCCATCAGCGGCCCAACACCAGGCGAGCCACAGAAATGGGACTGTTTCAGGACCTGCTCCTGTTGCCCCATCAAAGACTTACCATTATGATAGTAGCTACATGCCATCACCAGAGAAAATAGCAGAGGCGCATAAGGCAGCCAGGTTTGCAGTTGGAGCATTGGCATTTGATGATGTGTCAGTTGCTGTGGATCACTTAATAAAATCACTTGAGTTGTTGACGAAACCATCATCTGGGGTTAATAAGTAAATTCTCATCTCATGGTGCTTGGGATTCCTGATGTTTCCATATATGTTTGAGTAGTATGTAAATCTCACTGGATAGTGAATATATTCACAAACTGTTAGTTAATCGTGATGCCATTGTATTCCTTGCACCTCGAATTTCTTGGGAAATATGAGACATGCCTTGTATGTGGATGTTAAATGGAGCTTGGTTTCCATAGATTTTATGAGTCAAGCTGGACTACATTTTTAGCTTTCATTTCCTCCTCACAAACACATGGCCTGTGGGTTTTAGTAATATTTGATTGATTTACATTATATTAGTTTCGTGTCGTGTGTTAAAGTTCATTAGATCATAACAAAGGCAAATCACCTGTCTTTTGAGTGAATGCAAAATCATTTGGCTGTTTTTAAGGGGTCAATGCCCATTGCCAGGTCCATCCCCCTTGATTCTACAGTGAGTAGTCCTGCAGAAACAGCTGGGCAAACACGCCTCCACGCTTGGTTTCGTCTAATTTCTGTATTTAAATTAGTTGTGGAAGTGATCATTTTTTGCTTCTTAAAATCGTCAGATAAGAACCGAAATCATGTCTTCCTCTAAATTCTTGCTAATATCTTACGGTGTATAAACAATTCTAACATGTGGTCGATCGGATTTAGTTGGCATTCTATCTACGACTTTCAGCTTCAAAGGGTTTAACTGGTTTACAAGGCTTTCCAAATGGCAATCATGTTCATGATGCTTAACAACACACGCCATCTCAATATTTTGGTACCACTGAAATGAAAATGTCTAAAACATCAAGCTGAGCTGCTGAGGCATCACCCCCTTGGCTTCTCGTAGTAAAACGACGAAAATATTCCTAACAAACTTTAATTTGTTCACGTCTAAAAAGAAACACAAAATATCTTAAGCATTTCCGACGTGGAGGAGACTGATTGGCTGAAATTTGATAAGAAGTGTGCGATCGTAAAACCATGGCAGCACCAATTAAACCCTCATGCTAGCTCCCTTATCACTACGCCATTCTATCTTCCCATTTTTCCTTGAAAGCTGAAAACTTGAAAGGAAAGAGAGAAAAATGGCAAGTGTAGCAGGAGTGAGCAGCCTCTCGACCCCTGGAGTCTTTGCCAGGGCGGCAGAGACACCCAAGGTGATAAAGCCAGCTGGGGTGAGCTTCGGGTACTCGTTCGGGCAAGTGGGTTCGGGTCGGATGAGGATGATCCGACCGGTGGCAGCTGCTCCGGATAAACTATCGGATAAGGTGCGGGAGAGCATCAAGGAGGCTGAGCAGGCGTGCTCGGAGGACCCGGCCAGCGGGGAGTGCGTGGCGGCGTGGGATGAGGTTGAGGAGCTGAGCGCGGCGGCGAGCCACAAGCGTGACAACGAGAAGAACAAGGACCCCTTGGAGACTTACTGCAACGACAACCCTGAAACCGACGAGTGCCGTACTTACGACAACTGAGGAGCTTCTCCAACGTTGTGTGTCATGTTTTAGATTTCGTAGTACCTACTTTGTTTCGTTTTTATGTTGAAGAAAACTAAATCGAAGCTGTTGCATGCGTGATCAGACTTTGCTTGTTTGTTAAACATGATGATGATGTTGATACAGTAGCATATAATGGTGGATTATTACTTTATTAGCTTCTGATTATTATAGAGAAGCTTTTCTTATCTTGAATCTTAATTCTTTTATTTAATGGCTGCTTAGATTCTCGAAATTTAGAAATTTTGTGACTAAACTATCTGAATCTGTGTGGCAAGCAAATATAATTCGCAGCGCCAGTCATAAAAATTCCGTAGTTATCTTTTTGCACTGACTATATAATTCAGTGTTCTAAAACAAGCCGTCCAGACACTCCAAGCCAGCCCTCCGTTTTAGTAAGACCTAACGAGTTTTCGAATTAAATAGTAGTTTGATTTAACCCAATGTGTTCTGGCCGGGTAATTTTGCTCGAAATACCAAGAATATGTTAACTTGGTCAATCTACAGAGTAGTTGATTTGGTCGAGTTTGCAGTGACGACGTTTTTAGCTAGTGAGTCGTGGAGGTCACTACGCGTCAAGGGGATCGAAGTTTCGTGGCATCTCAGGCAGACATCGTATGCTTATCCTCTGACTCTTGTTCTAAAACCTATAATAAATTAGAGTTTTGTAAAATTTAATCTTTAACCCATTATCTAAGTTGAACTAAAATAAGATTTACCTAAATTGTGTCATATTTTGACTCAACCAAATATGACCAAAACTTATAATTAATGAGTGAGTGGGTGTGAGCTAGTGTCATAGTTTATTAATATAAAATAATTAATGATTAAAATATGTTTGGGTTTTACTCAATTTAAAATTAAACAATGATATAAAAATCAAAATAGGTTCGTGTCTTAACTTCATGGGTTAAAGATGCAAAACTCATATGAATATTTTTAGGTTTGGTTGGCCTAAAATTTGAATTTAAATTTGGGTTATAAACCAATAGTTGGAGATGCCTTTATAAGTAAACAATGCCGATCATATAATATATGGAAACTGGAGATGAAGGCATGTGTTTTTCGTGCCAAATTGGATCCTTAGTTCAATATATCACATATAAATTGAAATTGAACGGATGAATCCGAGGC encodes the following:
- the LOC101298715 gene encoding calvin cycle protein CP12-2, chloroplastic-like yields the protein MASVAGVSSLSTPGVFARAAETPKVIKPAGVSFGYSFGQVGSGRMRMIRPVAAAPDKLSDKVRESIKEAEQACSEDPASGECVAAWDEVEELSAAASHKRDNEKNKDPLETYCNDNPETDECRTYDN